A stretch of the Vibrio sp. HB236076 genome encodes the following:
- a CDS encoding bifunctional diguanylate cyclase/phosphodiesterase: MTAQNKPKPSELASHLIAERRFIELLDALPKVSVQGYDKHRRVIHWNRSSEEIYGYRREDALGQKLEDLIIPEGMRPTVIALHQQWIDKGIAIPSAELILQRKDGSYVPVFSSHIMLKQDTDEPEMFCVDVDLSEQYQAQQELRQRAITDQLTGLPNRRHLDERLKQHIEEQGENCQLALFFIDLDVFKEVNDTLGHHWGDDLLKAVAQRLSNITSEGELLARFGGDEFVLLMPFQHTVEVQVRLQQIQAAFSSPFQIGRENLLSSASIGISHYPQDSHSAEALLKNADLAMYHAKEQGHGRHQVFTPKMADDMLLQHALSKALHAAIDNDELTLYYQPIYDLSNHQIVACEALLRWFPQDERLPNSPAVFVPIAERSDLILHLGDWVLKQACQQAQSWQAQGHHLRIDINVSGKQVIQSDFFEQFSQLKQEHQLTAEQIGIELTEHTLIQSNHHLLEQLQALKDSGVEIAIDDFGTGYSSLNYLKTLPVTHLKIDRSFIQNIPESHIETALLAAVVSIGHQLNLDIIVEGIETEQQAEYCKSIGIDFAQGFLFCRPASPDVISEQLAQNNQD, encoded by the coding sequence ATGACCGCCCAAAACAAACCCAAACCAAGTGAGCTAGCCAGTCACCTCATCGCCGAACGTCGATTTATAGAACTCCTCGACGCCTTGCCAAAAGTCTCGGTTCAAGGATACGACAAACACCGCCGCGTCATTCACTGGAATCGCTCAAGTGAAGAGATCTATGGTTATCGCCGCGAAGACGCGCTTGGCCAAAAACTTGAAGACTTAATTATCCCAGAAGGCATGCGCCCTACGGTCATCGCTTTACATCAACAATGGATAGACAAAGGCATTGCCATCCCCTCTGCAGAATTGATTTTACAGCGCAAAGATGGCTCTTATGTACCGGTGTTTTCCTCTCATATCATGCTCAAACAAGACACCGACGAGCCAGAAATGTTTTGCGTCGATGTCGACCTTAGTGAGCAATACCAAGCGCAGCAGGAGTTGCGCCAACGCGCAATCACCGACCAATTGACTGGCCTGCCCAATCGCCGTCATTTAGACGAGCGGCTCAAGCAACACATAGAAGAGCAAGGGGAAAACTGTCAATTGGCGCTTTTCTTCATCGACTTAGACGTCTTTAAAGAAGTCAATGACACGCTGGGTCATCATTGGGGCGATGATCTTCTTAAGGCCGTTGCCCAGCGCCTGAGCAACATCACCAGCGAGGGCGAATTATTGGCGCGTTTTGGTGGCGATGAGTTTGTGTTGTTGATGCCCTTTCAACACACCGTTGAGGTACAAGTGCGTCTTCAGCAAATCCAGGCGGCCTTCTCATCTCCTTTTCAGATCGGTCGTGAAAACCTGTTATCCAGTGCCAGTATCGGTATTAGCCACTACCCACAAGACAGCCACAGCGCTGAAGCCCTGTTAAAAAACGCCGATCTCGCCATGTATCACGCCAAGGAACAAGGACACGGACGCCACCAGGTTTTCACACCCAAAATGGCCGATGACATGCTCTTACAACACGCACTATCCAAAGCGTTGCACGCAGCGATCGACAACGATGAACTGACTCTTTATTACCAACCCATTTACGATTTAAGTAACCATCAGATCGTCGCCTGTGAAGCGCTGCTGCGTTGGTTCCCACAAGACGAACGACTGCCAAACTCCCCAGCGGTATTCGTACCGATTGCTGAGCGCTCTGATTTGATCCTACACCTTGGTGATTGGGTCTTAAAACAAGCCTGTCAGCAAGCTCAATCCTGGCAAGCGCAAGGTCATCACCTTCGCATAGACATCAATGTGTCCGGCAAACAAGTGATCCAAAGCGACTTTTTTGAACAATTTTCTCAGCTCAAACAAGAACATCAACTCACCGCTGAGCAGATTGGCATTGAGCTCACTGAGCATACGCTTATTCAGTCCAACCATCATTTACTCGAGCAACTCCAAGCCCTAAAAGACAGTGGCGTCGAGATTGCCATTGATGACTTTGGCACAGGCTATTCCTCATTAAACTACTTAAAAACCTTGCCAGTCACGCATCTAAAAATCGACCGCAGTTTTATTCAAAACATCCCCGAAAGCCATATCGAGACCGCTTTACTGGCGGCGGTGGTGAGTATCGGCCATCAGCTGAATCTAGACATTATCGTCGAGGGGATAGAAACCGAGCAACAGGCCGAGTATTGCAAGTCGATTGGCATTGATTTCGCCCAAGGCTTCTTGTTTTGTCGCCCTGCAAGCCCGGACGTGATCAGCGAGCAACTGGCGCAAAACAATCAAGACTAA
- a CDS encoding ABC transporter ATP-binding protein, giving the protein MLDNQHRAREINRREQSTSKQSTSKQCSNKQSADKQGATKPYQSEACVRDQRAEGAYDNKEKPVGIQLTDASLQYHDSDTATLARLNITFPAGQWTVLLGRSGGGKTTLLRYLAGLLPTQVRWQGTLTTSDGGEIHSRIAYMAQQDLLLPWLNVLENVCLSSRFSHTNAAAKDKAKALHLLEKVGLAAHANAKPAQLSGGMRQRVALARTLMQDKPIVLMDEPFSALDAVTRHKLQTLSATMLQDKTVVLITHEPQEALRLAHQLYVLQGNPAQAKPLPVPRALPPRLFDSDSAALQQQILQQLEQDDA; this is encoded by the coding sequence ATGTTAGATAATCAACACCGCGCCCGCGAAATAAACCGCCGCGAACAATCCACGAGTAAACAATCCACTAGTAAACAATGCTCGAATAAACAAAGCGCAGATAAACAAGGCGCGACTAAACCATACCAAAGTGAAGCATGTGTTCGTGACCAACGCGCTGAAGGCGCCTATGACAACAAGGAAAAACCGGTTGGCATTCAACTGACTGACGCAAGTTTGCAATACCACGACAGCGACACCGCCACCCTGGCGAGGTTAAACATCACCTTCCCCGCTGGGCAGTGGACTGTTTTACTCGGGCGAAGTGGTGGGGGGAAAACCACGCTCTTGCGCTATCTGGCCGGTTTATTACCGACGCAGGTCAGATGGCAAGGCACACTCACCACCAGCGATGGCGGAGAGATACATTCGCGTATCGCCTACATGGCGCAGCAAGATTTATTACTACCTTGGCTCAATGTGTTAGAAAACGTCTGCCTAAGCTCGCGCTTTTCACACACCAACGCCGCGGCCAAAGACAAAGCAAAAGCCCTTCATTTACTTGAAAAAGTGGGCCTAGCCGCGCATGCCAATGCCAAACCCGCACAACTGTCAGGCGGGATGCGCCAACGCGTAGCCCTCGCGCGGACCTTAATGCAAGACAAGCCAATTGTGTTAATGGACGAGCCCTTTTCGGCGCTCGATGCGGTCACTCGTCATAAATTGCAAACCCTATCCGCCACCATGCTACAAGATAAAACCGTGGTGTTGATCACTCACGAACCACAAGAGGCCCTGCGCCTCGCTCACCAATTGTATGTATTGCAAGGCAACCCCGCCCAGGCCAAACCGCTGCCCGTGCCTCGCGCCTTACCACCTCGCCTTTTCGATAGCGACAGCGCGGCCTTACAACAGCAGATTTTACAACAATTGGAGCAAGATGATGCGTGA
- a CDS encoding ABC transporter permease: MRENTQYKPVSAHNRQTDRVTHPALYLTVSTLVILALWQVIVVVCKLPSFILPTPVEVLTRLYFRFDVLLAHTWVTAQEILLGLTLGLVMGLVFALQMLLFEPLKRWLLPMLIASQAIPVFAIAPILMLWLGYGMASKVVMAAIIIFFPVTTCCYDGLSNTPTGYLDLAITMGASKWQRLRHIQFPAALPALASGIRVAVVVAPIGAVVGEWVGSSEGLGYLMLQANARMIIDEMFAALFLLALLSIGLYFTTDTLLKKAIPWENTSTH; the protein is encoded by the coding sequence ATGCGTGAGAACACTCAATACAAGCCGGTATCCGCTCACAACCGTCAAACAGATCGCGTTACTCACCCGGCTCTGTACCTAACCGTCAGCACCTTGGTTATATTGGCGCTTTGGCAAGTGATTGTGGTGGTGTGCAAGCTGCCCAGTTTCATTTTGCCAACTCCAGTTGAAGTTCTGACTCGACTGTATTTTCGCTTTGATGTGTTGCTCGCACACACCTGGGTCACCGCCCAGGAGATCTTACTTGGACTCACGCTTGGTTTAGTGATGGGTTTGGTGTTTGCCCTACAAATGTTGTTGTTTGAGCCACTAAAACGTTGGTTGTTACCGATGCTGATTGCCAGTCAAGCGATCCCGGTATTTGCCATTGCGCCAATTTTAATGTTGTGGCTCGGTTACGGCATGGCGTCCAAGGTCGTCATGGCGGCCATCATTATTTTTTTCCCGGTGACAACCTGTTGTTACGACGGCTTAAGCAATACCCCCACCGGCTATCTCGATTTGGCCATCACCATGGGAGCGTCAAAATGGCAACGATTGCGCCATATTCAATTTCCCGCGGCGCTGCCGGCATTGGCCTCTGGTATTCGCGTTGCCGTGGTGGTCGCGCCGATTGGGGCCGTGGTCGGCGAATGGGTCGGCTCGAGTGAAGGGTTGGGCTATCTGATGTTGCAAGCCAATGCGCGCATGATCATTGACGAGATGTTTGCTGCCCTGTTTCTGCTCGCCTTACTGTCGATCGGACTTTACTTCACCACTGATACCTTGCTGAAAAAAGCCATTCCCTGGGAAAACACATCAACTCATTAA
- a CDS encoding DUF3081 family protein produces MDIQLTTKDFLRVFEHIVSKGENKGDKHQLGELSAWQDFDGYTCWLSYRDVTVTLMFHGKLKVDYEKMDNYDDLLMRCRRIIRENNRQ; encoded by the coding sequence ATGGATATTCAGCTGACAACAAAAGATTTTCTCAGAGTGTTTGAACATATTGTGTCAAAGGGCGAAAACAAAGGAGATAAGCATCAACTTGGTGAGCTGTCCGCTTGGCAAGATTTTGATGGCTATACTTGTTGGCTCAGTTATCGTGATGTGACCGTTACCTTGATGTTTCACGGCAAGTTAAAAGTCGATTATGAAAAAATGGACAATTATGACGATTTATTGATGCGTTGCCGTCGTATTATCCGTGAAAATAACCGTCAATAA
- a CDS encoding MerR family transcriptional regulator: MNENNPITIGVLAKAANVGVETIRFYERKGIIEQPPKIGGFRHYRDEDIRVVRLVKKLQAVGFSLDEIKDFLVFDHCCSQSRSVVKHKSLAKIEEIKTQISELETTIKALEMFSNACGSSKSAEIGCHLLDCFENHWQCCNDDSTPNLAGE; this comes from the coding sequence ATGAACGAGAACAACCCCATAACCATTGGCGTATTGGCAAAAGCCGCCAACGTCGGCGTAGAAACGATTCGCTTTTACGAGCGCAAAGGCATTATTGAGCAGCCACCTAAAATCGGTGGTTTTCGTCACTATCGCGATGAAGACATTCGGGTGGTCCGCTTGGTAAAAAAACTGCAGGCGGTGGGGTTTTCTTTAGACGAAATTAAAGATTTTCTCGTTTTCGACCATTGTTGCAGTCAATCGCGATCCGTGGTTAAGCACAAATCGTTAGCCAAAATTGAGGAAATAAAAACACAAATTTCCGAATTAGAGACAACGATAAAAGCCCTCGAGATGTTTTCTAACGCTTGTGGCTCGAGTAAAAGTGCTGAAATTGGTTGCCATTTACTGGATTGTTTTGAAAACCATTGGCAGTGCTGTAATGACGACAGCACCCCTAACCTAGCTGGAGAATAA
- the thiD gene encoding bifunctional hydroxymethylpyrimidine kinase/phosphomethylpyrimidine kinase, which yields MTQPSQPSFSSPTTPIVLTIAGSDSGGGAGIQADIKAISATGGFACSVITAITSQNTQGVSAVFPIPIAHVESQLDAVFSDLNIVAVKIGMLADANIIKAVANKLTQYQPRHLVLDPVMVATSGDVLLDTDAIDTLKETLIPLADIITPNLPEGAALTGRTVPQCEAQMNAMIGDLRAMGAKAILLKGGHLEEEQNSNDLLITPHSATPIRAKRFPTNNTHGTGCTLSAAIASYLGQGNSLDKAVALAKRYISHAIAHADELHVGRGHGPVHHFFAGHNHVR from the coding sequence ATGACGCAGCCGTCACAACCCAGTTTTTCTTCACCCACCACACCCATTGTGTTGACCATTGCCGGGTCTGACAGCGGTGGCGGCGCCGGTATTCAAGCCGATATTAAAGCCATCTCTGCCACGGGTGGATTCGCTTGCTCTGTGATTACCGCCATCACCTCGCAAAACACCCAAGGCGTTAGTGCCGTCTTCCCCATTCCCATCGCGCATGTCGAAAGCCAACTCGATGCCGTGTTCAGCGATCTAAACATCGTCGCGGTTAAAATCGGTATGCTCGCCGACGCCAATATCATCAAGGCGGTAGCGAACAAACTCACCCAATACCAGCCGCGACACTTGGTGCTTGATCCTGTCATGGTTGCCACCAGCGGGGATGTATTACTCGACACGGACGCCATCGACACCTTAAAAGAGACACTCATCCCACTGGCGGATATTATCACCCCTAATTTACCAGAAGGCGCGGCATTAACAGGCCGTACAGTGCCTCAATGCGAAGCGCAAATGAACGCTATGATCGGCGATCTGCGCGCTATGGGAGCAAAGGCCATTTTGCTCAAAGGGGGCCACCTAGAAGAAGAGCAAAACAGCAATGATCTCCTGATTACTCCCCATTCGGCCACTCCAATTCGCGCCAAGCGTTTCCCGACCAACAATACCCATGGCACAGGGTGTACCCTTTCTGCCGCGATCGCCTCCTACCTCGGGCAAGGCAACTCACTCGACAAGGCCGTCGCTTTAGCCAAGCGGTATATCTCTCATGCGATTGCCCATGCCGATGAGTTACACGTCGGTCGTGGTCACGGCCCGGTTCATCACTTTTTTGCCGGGCACAACCATGTTAGATAA
- a CDS encoding putative 2-aminoethylphosphonate ABC transporter substrate-binding protein, which translates to MMKNRLMKGSLAALVTVLAPNAFSAQEVTVYTAFETDILAKYKSAFEKENPDINIKWVRDSTGIMTAKLLAEKNNPHAQVVWGLAGSSMALLKEEGILKPYSPKGVQALNANLNDPQSNQAWFGNDAFFNAICFNQVVAEQLNLPMPTSWQDLTKPVYQGHIAMPNPASSGTGYMQVSAWLQSMGEDKAWNYMSDLDKNIAHYTHSGSKPCVQAGMGEVAIGISMASRGAKLKTQGAPIEVITPKGIGWESEAVGLVEVSDAAKRVVDWSISKKANELYIEMYPVVAHKDVKADVSNFPNVQANMASMNFAQMGSQRAQILATWSEKFDAKSEPKS; encoded by the coding sequence ATGATGAAAAACCGTTTAATGAAAGGATCGCTTGCTGCACTGGTCACTGTGTTGGCACCAAACGCATTTTCAGCGCAGGAAGTCACGGTTTATACCGCTTTTGAAACCGACATTCTTGCCAAATACAAGTCCGCGTTTGAAAAAGAAAACCCTGATATCAATATCAAATGGGTGCGTGACTCTACGGGTATTATGACGGCAAAATTATTGGCAGAAAAAAACAACCCCCATGCCCAGGTCGTTTGGGGACTGGCGGGTTCGTCGATGGCGCTGTTGAAAGAGGAAGGGATCCTTAAACCCTATTCTCCAAAAGGGGTACAAGCACTCAACGCTAACCTAAACGATCCTCAATCGAATCAAGCTTGGTTTGGTAACGATGCCTTTTTTAATGCCATTTGTTTTAATCAGGTGGTGGCCGAACAACTCAACTTACCTATGCCCACCTCTTGGCAAGATTTAACCAAACCTGTCTATCAAGGCCATATTGCAATGCCAAATCCAGCCTCATCAGGGACGGGCTACATGCAGGTTTCTGCTTGGCTACAAAGTATGGGAGAAGACAAGGCGTGGAATTACATGAGCGATTTAGACAAAAACATCGCCCATTACACGCATTCTGGTTCCAAGCCTTGTGTCCAAGCCGGCATGGGTGAAGTGGCGATCGGTATTTCTATGGCCAGTCGCGGTGCCAAGTTGAAAACACAAGGTGCGCCGATTGAGGTAATTACGCCCAAAGGGATTGGTTGGGAGTCGGAAGCCGTTGGCTTGGTTGAAGTCTCTGACGCAGCAAAACGCGTCGTAGATTGGTCAATTTCTAAAAAAGCGAACGAATTGTATATCGAAATGTACCCTGTGGTTGCGCATAAAGACGTTAAAGCCGACGTCTCCAACTTTCCGAATGTTCAAGCGAATATGGCGAGCATGAACTTTGCACAAATGGGAAGCCAACGCGCGCAGATCCTAGCGACATGGTCTGAAAAGTTTGACGCAAAATCTGAGCCTAAGTCTTAA
- the phnX gene encoding phosphonoacetaldehyde hydrolase, translated as MSHSPIQAVIFDWAGTIVDFGSFAPTSIFVEAFKQGFDFDINLAEAREPMGLGKWDHIQAVGRLPSVEKRWKAQFGRAMTHQDIDAIYSAFMPLQKAKVADHAAPILNAIDVVNGLKDQGIKIGSCSGYPREVMDILIDAASHHGYHPDCVVATDDLPQGGRPAPFMALKNVIELAVTDVKACVKVDDSAPGIDEGHNAGMWTVGLLLSGNEAGLTFEQYQTADQETLNAARDQARQKLLKSAPHYLIDTIADLPQVISDIETKLKAGERP; from the coding sequence ATGAGTCACTCACCAATACAAGCCGTCATTTTTGATTGGGCAGGCACTATCGTCGATTTCGGCTCTTTTGCCCCAACCAGTATTTTTGTCGAAGCCTTTAAGCAGGGGTTTGATTTTGATATTAATCTCGCAGAAGCACGCGAGCCAATGGGACTGGGCAAATGGGATCACATCCAGGCTGTTGGCCGTCTTCCTTCAGTGGAAAAGCGTTGGAAAGCCCAATTTGGTCGCGCCATGACTCATCAAGACATTGACGCCATTTATAGCGCCTTTATGCCACTGCAAAAAGCGAAAGTCGCCGATCACGCCGCGCCAATTCTCAATGCCATTGATGTTGTTAACGGCCTAAAAGACCAAGGGATTAAAATTGGCTCTTGCTCTGGTTACCCTCGAGAGGTGATGGACATACTAATTGACGCCGCTTCACATCACGGTTACCACCCGGATTGTGTCGTTGCAACGGATGATCTTCCACAAGGCGGACGCCCCGCCCCGTTTATGGCTCTGAAAAACGTGATCGAGTTGGCGGTAACGGACGTTAAAGCATGCGTGAAAGTCGACGATTCCGCACCGGGTATCGACGAAGGCCACAATGCGGGCATGTGGACTGTTGGCCTGCTGCTATCGGGTAACGAAGCCGGCTTAACTTTTGAACAATACCAAACCGCAGATCAAGAAACCCTCAATGCCGCACGTGACCAAGCACGTCAGAAACTGCTCAAAAGCGCGCCCCACTATTTAATTGACACGATTGCTGATCTTCCACAAGTAATAAGCGATATTGAAACCAAGTTAAAGGCTGGTGAACGCCCATAA
- the phnW gene encoding 2-aminoethylphosphonate--pyruvate transaminase — MKNEYLLLTPGPLSTSETVRQAMLKDWCTWDDDYNKDIVEVIRNKLVALATDQTGYTSVLMQGSGTSSVEATIGSAIGKEGKLLVIDNGAYGARIAQIAQYLNIACQIISPGETSPPQLDQVEAALTSDPQITHVAIVHCETTTGMLNPIEALTAVAKAHGKVVILDAMSSFGGIPMDIAKLKVDFMISSANKCIQGVPGFGFVIAKQTELEKCKGQARSLSLDLYDQWHCMETNHGKWRFTSPTHTVRAFYQALIELEQEGGITARHQRYQANQTTLVNGMRSLGFEPLLNTELHSPIITSFYSPDHPDYQFKTFYTRLKEQGFVIYPGKVSNADCFRIGNIGDVYPDDIERLLGAIDNAMYWTGQNDNEQQ; from the coding sequence ATGAAAAATGAATACCTACTCCTGACCCCAGGGCCTTTATCGACATCTGAAACCGTTCGACAAGCGATGCTCAAAGACTGGTGTACTTGGGATGATGACTATAACAAAGACATTGTTGAAGTGATTCGCAACAAACTCGTCGCGTTGGCGACAGACCAAACCGGCTACACCAGTGTATTAATGCAAGGCAGTGGCACCTCGTCAGTAGAAGCAACCATTGGCAGTGCGATAGGCAAAGAAGGAAAGTTGTTGGTGATCGACAATGGCGCATACGGCGCGCGTATTGCTCAAATTGCCCAGTATCTCAATATTGCGTGCCAGATTATTTCACCTGGAGAAACCTCACCGCCCCAACTCGACCAAGTCGAAGCCGCTTTAACATCAGATCCTCAGATCACTCACGTTGCCATCGTTCACTGTGAGACAACAACCGGTATGCTCAACCCGATTGAAGCGTTAACCGCGGTTGCCAAAGCCCACGGCAAAGTTGTGATCCTCGATGCCATGTCGAGCTTTGGCGGGATCCCGATGGATATTGCCAAGCTCAAGGTCGACTTTATGATCAGCTCCGCCAACAAATGCATTCAAGGGGTACCAGGATTTGGCTTTGTGATAGCCAAACAAACGGAACTTGAAAAATGCAAAGGACAAGCACGCTCTTTGAGCCTTGACCTTTATGACCAATGGCATTGCATGGAAACCAACCACGGAAAATGGCGTTTTACATCACCCACACATACGGTTCGCGCTTTCTATCAAGCCTTAATTGAGCTAGAGCAAGAAGGAGGAATAACCGCTCGTCATCAACGTTACCAAGCCAACCAAACCACCTTGGTCAATGGGATGCGCTCTCTTGGTTTTGAGCCTCTTTTGAATACAGAGCTTCACTCACCGATTATTACTTCGTTCTACTCGCCCGATCACCCAGATTATCAATTCAAAACGTTTTACACCCGATTGAAAGAGCAAGGCTTTGTCATTTATCCCGGTAAGGTATCAAACGCAGATTGCTTTCGAATTGGCAATATTGGCGACGTTTACCCCGACGATATCGAACGCCTGCTCGGTGCGATTGACAACGCCATGTACTGGACCGGTCAAAACGACAACGAACAACAATAA
- a CDS encoding aspartate aminotransferase family protein: MNQNLKPTHWRSEGDINTTPARQTWHETIHNERTKAWLKRDADAFVHQAMSTPCLDVLETAKGIYIQDLTGKKYMDFHGNNVHQLGYGHPHVIKRVQEQMTQLPFSPRRFTNATAIECAEKIAQICGGDLNRVLFAPGGTSAVGMALKLARHITGNYKVVSLWDSFHGASLDAISVGGEACFRQGMGPLMAGVERIPPPVSYRGAFPSCHDSDVHYADYLEYVIEKEGGVGAFIAEAVRNTDVQVPSQAYWKRIRDICDKHNVMLIIDDIPNGMGRTGEWFTYQAYDIEPDILCIGKGLGGGLVPMAAMVTKDKYNTAAHISMGHYTHEKSPIGCAAALATIEAIEQENLLDKAKADGQFMRQRLLEMKAKYPLIGDVRGIGMLWGVELVTNQGTKERAYDEAESVLYHCLNNGVSFKLSQGNVIQLSPPLIISREQLTEALTLLEQAIANVCQEG; encoded by the coding sequence ATGAATCAGAATTTAAAACCGACTCATTGGCGCAGTGAAGGTGACATCAATACCACCCCAGCTCGTCAAACCTGGCATGAAACCATCCACAACGAGCGCACAAAAGCCTGGTTAAAACGAGACGCTGACGCTTTCGTGCACCAAGCGATGTCGACGCCTTGCTTAGACGTCTTGGAAACAGCAAAAGGAATCTATATTCAAGATCTGACAGGCAAAAAGTACATGGACTTTCATGGTAATAACGTCCATCAGCTCGGTTACGGCCATCCTCATGTCATCAAGCGCGTGCAGGAGCAAATGACCCAATTGCCCTTTTCTCCGCGCCGTTTTACCAATGCGACCGCTATTGAATGCGCCGAAAAAATCGCACAAATCTGTGGCGGTGATTTAAATCGCGTACTCTTCGCCCCAGGCGGTACGTCCGCCGTTGGCATGGCTTTGAAATTGGCACGTCACATCACCGGCAATTACAAAGTCGTGTCGTTGTGGGACTCGTTTCACGGCGCGTCATTAGACGCGATTTCGGTGGGTGGTGAAGCTTGTTTTCGGCAGGGTATGGGGCCGTTAATGGCAGGCGTTGAACGCATCCCTCCTCCTGTGTCCTATCGCGGCGCTTTTCCCTCTTGTCACGATAGTGATGTGCACTACGCCGATTACCTAGAGTACGTCATCGAAAAAGAAGGCGGCGTGGGTGCATTCATTGCTGAAGCCGTTCGCAACACCGATGTGCAAGTGCCCAGTCAAGCCTACTGGAAACGCATTCGCGACATCTGTGACAAGCACAATGTCATGCTGATCATTGACGACATTCCCAACGGGATGGGCAGAACTGGTGAATGGTTTACCTACCAAGCCTACGATATCGAACCAGACATACTCTGTATTGGCAAGGGGTTAGGTGGCGGCTTAGTACCGATGGCCGCCATGGTCACCAAAGACAAGTACAACACCGCCGCACACATCTCGATGGGCCATTATACCCATGAAAAAAGCCCTATCGGTTGCGCGGCTGCACTGGCGACCATTGAAGCCATTGAGCAAGAAAATTTACTCGATAAAGCGAAAGCCGATGGCCAATTTATGCGCCAAAGACTGCTGGAGATGAAAGCCAAATACCCGCTGATTGGCGATGTACGCGGTATCGGTATGCTGTGGGGGGTTGAGTTGGTAACCAATCAGGGCACCAAAGAACGCGCCTACGACGAAGCCGAATCGGTGTTGTATCACTGCCTAAACAATGGCGTCAGTTTCAAACTATCGCAAGGCAATGTCATTCAACTGAGTCCGCCGCTGATCATTTCTCGTGAACAATTAACAGAAGCCTTAACCCTATTAGAGCAAGCGATCGCCAACGTATGTCAAGAGGGTTAA